The DNA region GCTCAGTTTTAGCTACACCACCATGCATTTTCAAAGCTCTCAAGGTCGCAACAATCACCACTGCATCGGGAGCCTTAGGTAGATTTGGCACCTTAATATCAAGGAACTTCTCTGCTCCAAGATCAGCTCCAAATCCTGCTTCTGTCACAGTGTAGTCCGCCAATCGCAGAGCTGTTGTGGTGGCAAGAACTGAATTACATCCATGTGCGATATTAGCAAATGGCCCACCATGAACAAAGGCTGGCGTACCATAAATAGTTTGAACAAGGTTTGGTTTTAAGGCGTCTTTCAAAATGAGGGCAAGAGCACCCTCTACAGCCAAATCACGCACATAGACAGGACTGCGATCAAAACGATAGCCAATCACAATATTGGCCAAACGCTCTTTCAAATCATTGAGATCAGTTGCCAAACAAAGAATTGCCATCATTTCAGAGGCTACAGTGATGTCAAATCCATCTTCTCGTGGAATGCCATTGAGCGGTCCACCCAAACCAACTGTAACCTTACGCAGAGCACGATCATTCAGATCCACCACGCGCTTCCAAATAATACGGCGTGGATCAATTCCAATGACATTCCCTTGATGGATATGATTATCAATCAGAGCAGAAAGAGCATTGTTTGCAGTTGTGATAGCATGCATATCACCTGTAAAATGTAGATTGATATCTTCCATCGGCAGAACCTGAGCAAAACCGCCACCAGCAGCTCCACCTTTAATCCCCATCACAGGCCCTAGAGAAGGTTCACGAAGGGCGACCATGGTCTTTTTGCCAATCTTTGAAAGAGCATCTGCTAAACCAATGGTAATCGTAGATTTTCCTTCACCAGCAGGAGTCGGGTTAATAGCCGTCACGAGAATTAACTTGCCGAGTTTGTTTTTCTTAACTGCATTGATTTTTTCAAAAGATAATTTTGCCTTATATTTCCCATATAATTCAATATCATCAAAATGAATTCCTACTGTTTCAACAATATCCGTAATGGGTTTCAAGGTAATACTTTGAGCAATTTCTATATCTGATTTCATGAGAATTCCTAATTTCTTTATTATTTTGATATTATTATATCACACAAAACTTATTTTCGCACGTTATTTGTATTTTTTTAAAAAACGTACGGTTTTTTGTAATTATTTGCTAATTTATTACCCTAATATAAGAAAAAACACTCTATTTTTCTGTTTTCGCATATAAATCAATTATTTTGAATGCAAAATAGTATTCCGTAAGCTTTACGAAAAATCAAAATTCTAGTACAATATGAGCATGAAACTATTGATTACATCCGGCGGGACAAGCGAAGCAATCGATCAGGTCCGCGCCATTACCAATCATGCCTCAGGTAGCTTAGGAAAAATCATTGCGGAACAGGCTCTAAAACGCGGTCATCAAGTCACTCTAGTTACGACAAAACAAGCTCTTAAGCCTGACCCACAGGATTGTTTAACCATCATTCAA from Streptococcus ruminantium includes:
- a CDS encoding formate--tetrahydrofolate ligase translates to MKSDIEIAQSITLKPITDIVETVGIHFDDIELYGKYKAKLSFEKINAVKKNKLGKLILVTAINPTPAGEGKSTITIGLADALSKIGKKTMVALREPSLGPVMGIKGGAAGGGFAQVLPMEDINLHFTGDMHAITTANNALSALIDNHIHQGNVIGIDPRRIIWKRVVDLNDRALRKVTVGLGGPLNGIPREDGFDITVASEMMAILCLATDLNDLKERLANIVIGYRFDRSPVYVRDLAVEGALALILKDALKPNLVQTIYGTPAFVHGGPFANIAHGCNSVLATTTALRLADYTVTEAGFGADLGAEKFLDIKVPNLPKAPDAVVIVATLRALKMHGGVAKTELLTENVEAVKAGFVNLKRHVENVQKYGIPAVVAINEFVSDTEDEIMTLKALCEEIGVPVELASVWANGADGGVELAETVVATIDNQIASYQGLYKLEDSLEEKVTKIVTEIYGGSGVVFEKKARNQLVEFAKNGWDFLPVCMAKTQYSFSDDPFALGAPTDFDITVREFVPKLGAGFIVALTGDVMTMPGLPKAPAALNMDVAENGVAIGLF